One genomic window of Dunckerocampus dactyliophorus isolate RoL2022-P2 chromosome 7, RoL_Ddac_1.1, whole genome shotgun sequence includes the following:
- the LOC129184728 gene encoding CREB-regulated transcription coactivator 2 isoform X2 encodes MSAGSGGCGPGPGPGPGVGSGASNPRKFSEKIALHTQRQAEETAAFQEVMMDITSTRLQAQKLRLARSQGPYYGGSLPNVNQIGRSPQDLQTSFPSTLESSRSTRHHGLVERVQRDRRFISPVRPYRNRQVDNTSSNSAYLSLPPDPSWRRTNSDSALHTSVMNPPSGDPFATGGSALTSHGGRRNVFPYPVPPIEENVLDDGKLLKAWDSKKFPLLSSRPKSCEVPNINVFMSPEQQSAPAHSIPSVLNTGGSLPDLSSLHFPSPLPTPLDQDEPGYPGSLSGCSSTGNLASTLTQLGINAATNAAGGNGAFHHHTPGLLASLQSTLSNPSLQSSLSNPNIQASFSSQSFTNSLSSASLHSSLSNPSLQSSLGSSPSLPSSLSSQSLHSSHSSSSLQSASSGNPGYSGSASYTPSLSTSPRRRAHLSPLILPMGGDTRRHLSKQFSPTISPTLSSITQGVPLDTSKLPLDQRLPPYPLSQHQTTSQTPQQSPLLTQHQPQQMLRLQQPRSNTQPSQNLLNAQHFAAAQRPGSSQANTPLVKNKSALDQYLHGSLTSQCQVKQEAELQRSGNLPQLQQMSHNLSSDLYNDALLNSLLDDSYLSMQLGSKSNQQFTAEMQGDVLSLNHGGLGSGRADMQVAPESVERTLLNNQNYGCGSDARQNVPNIILTGDSPPGLSKEIASALSHVPGFEMDPFSLDDPLRIDPLALDMLEGDLMLADPAVEDSFRSDRLK; translated from the exons ATGTCTGCGGGCTCAGGTGGCTGTGGACCCGGCCCCGGCCCTGGTCCCGGAGTCGGGTCGGGGGCCTCGAACCCCCGAAAGTTCAGCGAGAAGATCGCCCTGCACACGCAGCGTCAGGCCGAGGAGACGGCCGCCTTCCAGGAGGTCATGATGGACATCACTTCGACGCGG CTCCAGGCCCAGAAGCTCCGCCTGGCTCGGAGTCAAGGTCCGTACTACGGAGGCTCGCTTCCCAACGTCAACCAGATCGGCCGGAGCCCGCAGGACCTGCAG ACCTCCTTCCCGTCAACTCTGGAGTCCAGTCGCTCCACACGTCATCACGGCCTGGTGGAGAGGGTCCAGCGAGACCGCCGTTTCATTTCGCCAGTCAGGCCGTACCGCAACCGCCAA GTGGACAACACTTCATCTAACTCCGCCTACTTGTCCCTGCCCCCTGACCCCAGCTGGAGAAG GACGAACTCTGACTCCGCCCTCCACACCAGCGTCATGAACCCGCCCTCAGGCGACCCCTTCGCCACGGGAGGCTCTGCCCTCACGTCCCATGGAGGCAGGCGCAACG TCTTTCCCTATCCTGTCCCCCCTATCGAAGAGAACGTCCTCGATGATGGCAAGCTCCTCAAAGCCTGGGACTCCAAGAAG TTTCCTCTGCTGAGCTCCAGACCAAAGTCATGTGAGGTTCCTAACATCAA TGTCTTCATGTCGCCAGAGCAACAGTCCGCCCCGGCCCACAGCATCCCCTCGGTGCTCAACACGGGCGGCTCGCTGCCTGACCTGTCCAGCCTCCACTTCCCCTCGCCGCTGCCTACGCCCCTGGACCAGGACGAACCCGGCTACCCAGGCTCCCTGAGCGGGTGCAGCAGCACAGGCAACCTGGCGTCCACGCTCACACAGCTGGGCATCAACGCCGCCACCAACGCAGCGGGAGGCAACGGCGCCTTCCACCATCACACGCCTG GTCTGCTGGCGTCGCTACAGAGCACGCTCAGTAACCCCTCCCTGCAGTCGTCGCTAAGCAACCCAAACATCCAGGCGTCATTCAGCAGCCAGTCTTTCACCAACTCCCTAAGCTCCGCCTCCTTGCACTCATCGCTCAGCAACCCTTcactgcagtcgtccctcggctCCTCCCCATCCCTGCCCTCCTCCCTCAGCAGCCAATCGCTGCACTCATCCCACAGTAGCTCCTCTCTCCAGTCGGCCTCTAGCGGTAACCCCGGCTACAGTGGCTCCGCCTCTTACACGCCGTCTCTCAGCACATCGCCGCGGAGACGAGCCCATCTCTCACCGCTTATTCTTCCCATGGGAGGGGATACACGGCGGCATCTCTCCAAGCAGTTCTCCCCCACTATCTCCCCCACGCTGTCCTCCATCACGCAg GGCGTTCCTCTGGACACCAGCAAGCTGCCTCTGGACCAGCGCTTACCTCCGTACCCGCTCAGTCAGCACCAGACCACCTCCCAAACCCCCCAGCAGTCCCCTCTGCTGACTCAGCATCAACCACAACAGATGCTCCGTCTTCAGCAGCCCCGGTCCAACACGCAACCGTCACAGAACCTTCTCAACGCTCAGCACTTTGCAGCGGCG CAACGCCCAGGCAGCTCGCAAGCCAACACGCCGCTCGTAAAGAATAAAAGTGCCTTGGACCAGTACCTCCATGGCTCCTTGACCTCCCAGTGTCAGGTGAAACAGGAGGCGGAGCTACAAAGGAGCGGGAACCTCCCGCAGCTGCAGCAGATGAGCCATAACTTGTCCTCCGACCTGTACAAT GACGCCTTGCTCAACTCTCTGCTGGATGACTCGTACCTGAGCATGCAGCTCGGCTCCAAGTCTAACCAACAG TTCACGGCTGAGATGCAGGGCGACGTCCTGTCACTAAACCATGGTGGACTGGGCAGCGGCCGTGCTGACATGCAGGTGGCGCCGGAGTCGGTGGAGCGAACGCTCCTCAACAACCAGAACTATGGCTGCGGCAGTGATGCTCGGCAAAACGTGCCTAACATCATTCTCACCG GCGACTCGCCGCCGGGTTTGTCCAAAGAGATTGCCAGCGCTTTGTCACATGTCCCCGGCTTTGAAATGGACCCCTTCTCCCTGGACGACCCCCTCAGGATTGACCCACTGGCCCTGGACATGCTGGAGGGTGACCTGATGCTGGCCGACCCTGCTGTGGAGGATTCGTTTCGCTCCGACAGACTCAAGTGA
- the LOC129184731 gene encoding zinc transporter ZIP1-like has protein sequence MSLAILSSPGRNAEIPALEFKVAVLVVLLVVTLLFGLVPLCLVHGAGPCSISPESRRRLLALINCFAGGVFLATCLLDLLPDYLQGISAAFSSAGITLQFPLPEFIVAMGFFLVLVLEQVIVAFRDQSWALTEERQSLLENSSVQAVDSGEGLPHQRRHTKEQSDSASSALRAFVLVFSLSLHSLFEGLAVGLLGQVEEVLEVCLALVIHKSVISLSLAFTLVHGRLRRPLVIACLLLFAAMAPLGVGLGVALSESKTSPQGRLACYTLEGMATGTFIYITFMEILPHELGHGRGRVAKVAVTLLGFAVVTAVLFIKM, from the exons ATGTCCTTGGCCATCCTATCGTCTCCCGGGAGGAACGCTGAAATTCCCGCCCTGGAGTTCAAAGTGGCGGTGCTGGTGGTCCTGCTGGTGGTCACACTGCTTTTTGGCCTGGTCCCTCTCTGCCTCGTGCATGGGGCGGGGCCCTGCAGCATCAGCCCAG AGTCACGCCGGCGCCTGCTGGCCTTGATCAACTGTTTTGCGGGCGGGGTCTTCCTGGCCACATGCCTGCTGGACCTCCTGCCAGACTATCTCCAGGGAATCTCTGCTGCCTTCTCCAGTGCAGGAATTACG CTGCAGTTTCCTCTGCCCGAGTTCATCGTGGCCATGGGCTTCTtcctggttctggttctggagCAAGTGATTGTGGCCTTCAGGGACCAGTCGTGGGCCCTCACTGAGGAGAGGCAGAGTCTGCTGGAGAACTCCAGCGTGCAGGCAGTTGACAGTGGGGAGGGGCTACCCCATCAGCGGCGTCACACCAAGGAGCAGTCCGACTCTGCATCATCGGCCTTGCGCGCCTTTGTGCTGGTCTTTTCTCTGTCGCTGCACTCGCTCTTTGAGGGTCTTGCGGTGGGCCTGCTCGGGCAGGTCGAGGAGGTTCTGGAGGTGTGTCTGGCTCTGGTCATCCACAAGAGCGTCATCTCGCTCAGCCTTGCCTTCACGCTGGTTCACGGCCGCCTGCGTCGGCCATTGGTCATCGCATGCCTGCTGCTCTTCGCCGCCATGGCACCGCTAGGCGTCGGACTGGGTGTTGCCCTCTCAGAGAGCAAAACATCGCCGCAGGGGCGGCTGGCTTGCTATACATTGGAGGGTATGGCGACGGGTACCTTTATCTACATCACTTTCATGGAGATCCTGCCGCACGAGCTTGGCCATGGCCGGGGCCGCGTGGCCAAGGTGGCTGTAACGCTGCTGGGCTTTGCCGTGGTCACCGCCGTGCTCTTCATCAAGATGTAA
- the LOC129184728 gene encoding CREB-regulated transcription coactivator 2 isoform X1 gives MSAGSGGCGPGPGPGPGVGSGASNPRKFSEKIALHTQRQAEETAAFQEVMMDITSTRLQAQKLRLARSQGPYYGGSLPNVNQIGRSPQDLQTSFPSTLESSRSTRHHGLVERVQRDRRFISPVRPYRNRQVDNTSSNSAYLSLPPDPSWRRNLSGIFPGDKSQLFRLPTTALNRTNSDSALHTSVMNPPSGDPFATGGSALTSHGGRRNVFPYPVPPIEENVLDDGKLLKAWDSKKFPLLSSRPKSCEVPNINVFMSPEQQSAPAHSIPSVLNTGGSLPDLSSLHFPSPLPTPLDQDEPGYPGSLSGCSSTGNLASTLTQLGINAATNAAGGNGAFHHHTPGLLASLQSTLSNPSLQSSLSNPNIQASFSSQSFTNSLSSASLHSSLSNPSLQSSLGSSPSLPSSLSSQSLHSSHSSSSLQSASSGNPGYSGSASYTPSLSTSPRRRAHLSPLILPMGGDTRRHLSKQFSPTISPTLSSITQGVPLDTSKLPLDQRLPPYPLSQHQTTSQTPQQSPLLTQHQPQQMLRLQQPRSNTQPSQNLLNAQHFAAAQRPGSSQANTPLVKNKSALDQYLHGSLTSQCQVKQEAELQRSGNLPQLQQMSHNLSSDLYNDALLNSLLDDSYLSMQLGSKSNQQFTAEMQGDVLSLNHGGLGSGRADMQVAPESVERTLLNNQNYGCGSDARQNVPNIILTGDSPPGLSKEIASALSHVPGFEMDPFSLDDPLRIDPLALDMLEGDLMLADPAVEDSFRSDRLK, from the exons ATGTCTGCGGGCTCAGGTGGCTGTGGACCCGGCCCCGGCCCTGGTCCCGGAGTCGGGTCGGGGGCCTCGAACCCCCGAAAGTTCAGCGAGAAGATCGCCCTGCACACGCAGCGTCAGGCCGAGGAGACGGCCGCCTTCCAGGAGGTCATGATGGACATCACTTCGACGCGG CTCCAGGCCCAGAAGCTCCGCCTGGCTCGGAGTCAAGGTCCGTACTACGGAGGCTCGCTTCCCAACGTCAACCAGATCGGCCGGAGCCCGCAGGACCTGCAG ACCTCCTTCCCGTCAACTCTGGAGTCCAGTCGCTCCACACGTCATCACGGCCTGGTGGAGAGGGTCCAGCGAGACCGCCGTTTCATTTCGCCAGTCAGGCCGTACCGCAACCGCCAA GTGGACAACACTTCATCTAACTCCGCCTACTTGTCCCTGCCCCCTGACCCCAGCTGGAGAAG GAATTTGTCCGGAATCTTCCCGGGGGATAAAAGCCAGTTGTTCCGTCTCCCTACCACTGCACTCAACAG GACGAACTCTGACTCCGCCCTCCACACCAGCGTCATGAACCCGCCCTCAGGCGACCCCTTCGCCACGGGAGGCTCTGCCCTCACGTCCCATGGAGGCAGGCGCAACG TCTTTCCCTATCCTGTCCCCCCTATCGAAGAGAACGTCCTCGATGATGGCAAGCTCCTCAAAGCCTGGGACTCCAAGAAG TTTCCTCTGCTGAGCTCCAGACCAAAGTCATGTGAGGTTCCTAACATCAA TGTCTTCATGTCGCCAGAGCAACAGTCCGCCCCGGCCCACAGCATCCCCTCGGTGCTCAACACGGGCGGCTCGCTGCCTGACCTGTCCAGCCTCCACTTCCCCTCGCCGCTGCCTACGCCCCTGGACCAGGACGAACCCGGCTACCCAGGCTCCCTGAGCGGGTGCAGCAGCACAGGCAACCTGGCGTCCACGCTCACACAGCTGGGCATCAACGCCGCCACCAACGCAGCGGGAGGCAACGGCGCCTTCCACCATCACACGCCTG GTCTGCTGGCGTCGCTACAGAGCACGCTCAGTAACCCCTCCCTGCAGTCGTCGCTAAGCAACCCAAACATCCAGGCGTCATTCAGCAGCCAGTCTTTCACCAACTCCCTAAGCTCCGCCTCCTTGCACTCATCGCTCAGCAACCCTTcactgcagtcgtccctcggctCCTCCCCATCCCTGCCCTCCTCCCTCAGCAGCCAATCGCTGCACTCATCCCACAGTAGCTCCTCTCTCCAGTCGGCCTCTAGCGGTAACCCCGGCTACAGTGGCTCCGCCTCTTACACGCCGTCTCTCAGCACATCGCCGCGGAGACGAGCCCATCTCTCACCGCTTATTCTTCCCATGGGAGGGGATACACGGCGGCATCTCTCCAAGCAGTTCTCCCCCACTATCTCCCCCACGCTGTCCTCCATCACGCAg GGCGTTCCTCTGGACACCAGCAAGCTGCCTCTGGACCAGCGCTTACCTCCGTACCCGCTCAGTCAGCACCAGACCACCTCCCAAACCCCCCAGCAGTCCCCTCTGCTGACTCAGCATCAACCACAACAGATGCTCCGTCTTCAGCAGCCCCGGTCCAACACGCAACCGTCACAGAACCTTCTCAACGCTCAGCACTTTGCAGCGGCG CAACGCCCAGGCAGCTCGCAAGCCAACACGCCGCTCGTAAAGAATAAAAGTGCCTTGGACCAGTACCTCCATGGCTCCTTGACCTCCCAGTGTCAGGTGAAACAGGAGGCGGAGCTACAAAGGAGCGGGAACCTCCCGCAGCTGCAGCAGATGAGCCATAACTTGTCCTCCGACCTGTACAAT GACGCCTTGCTCAACTCTCTGCTGGATGACTCGTACCTGAGCATGCAGCTCGGCTCCAAGTCTAACCAACAG TTCACGGCTGAGATGCAGGGCGACGTCCTGTCACTAAACCATGGTGGACTGGGCAGCGGCCGTGCTGACATGCAGGTGGCGCCGGAGTCGGTGGAGCGAACGCTCCTCAACAACCAGAACTATGGCTGCGGCAGTGATGCTCGGCAAAACGTGCCTAACATCATTCTCACCG GCGACTCGCCGCCGGGTTTGTCCAAAGAGATTGCCAGCGCTTTGTCACATGTCCCCGGCTTTGAAATGGACCCCTTCTCCCTGGACGACCCCCTCAGGATTGACCCACTGGCCCTGGACATGCTGGAGGGTGACCTGATGCTGGCCGACCCTGCTGTGGAGGATTCGTTTCGCTCCGACAGACTCAAGTGA
- the creb3l4 gene encoding cyclic AMP-responsive element-binding protein 3-like protein 4 — protein MDSESRQLLACNHDDTTAHTWQQDVPLACSALDDSESEDALQAVDPNHMFGGGPSSESDSGICEDPVVQSPVTMVMLNPPSVYQVVYDLNGLGSMKPGQASTDVVSIELDQWSSQALLSDACVVGEIPLVPVDNAPPHVDLSRWELQLTEEEQKLLSQEGVSLPNQLPLTKAEERILKKVRRKIRNKQSAQDSRRRRKEYIDGLENRAAVCTAQNKDLQKKAEQLEKHNMSLLSQLRHLQSLIKQTTSKAAQTSTCLLIIFVSLSLILLPSLSPISRRSSADDDYRPSGVLSRNILTDLASSPPTPGESAHPDSSVLFNPGKPEAEVKEPEQNLEDVGLQLLQSGNSSIEKASQRPAKSPHADEM, from the exons ATGGATTCAGAAAGCAGACAGCTGTTAGCATGTAACCATGACGACACAACAGCACACACCTGGCAGCAGGATGTGCCACTGGCCTGCTCT GCCCTGGATGACAGTGAATCAGAGGATGCCCTCCAGGCGGTCGATCCAAACCACATGTTTGGTGGCGGCCCGTCCTCAGAGAGTGACAGCGGCATTTGTGAGGATCCTGTGGTCCAGAGTCCCGTTACCATGGTGATGCTGAACCCGCCCTCCGTCTACCAGGTGGTGTACGACCTGAACGGGCTGGGCAGCATGAAGCCAGGTCAAGCGAGCACAGACGTCGTCTCCATTGAGCTGG ACCAGTGGAGCTCGCAGGCCCTACTGTCTGACGCGTGCGTCGTTGGCGAGATACCGCTGGTCCCTGTTGACAATGCTCCGCCCCATGTGGACTTG TCGAGGTGGGAGCTGCAGCTGACCGAGGAGGAGCAAAAGTTGCTGAGCCAGGAGGGCGTATCCCTTCCCAATCAGCTTCCGCTCACTAAG GCCGAGGAGCGAATCCTGAAAAAAGTTCGTAGGAAAATTCGCAATAAGCAGTCAGCGCAGGACAGCCGCCGCCGCAGGAAGGAGTATATTGATGGACTGGAGAACAG GGCAGCAGTTTGCACAGCTCAGAACAAGGATCTGCAGAAGAAGGCGGAGCAGTTGGAGAAACACAACAT GTCTCTGCTGAGTCAGCTGCGCCATCTTCAGTCTCTGATCAAACAAACAACTAGCAAGGCAGCGCAGACCAGCACCTGCCTACTG ATAATCTTCGTGTCACTAAGTTTGATCCTCCTGCCAAGTTTGAGTCCGATCAGCCGCCGCTCATCTGCAGATGATGACTACCGGCCCTCTGGag TCCTTTCCAGAAACATCCTGACAGACTTGGCCTCCTCGCCGCCCACACCCGGCGAGTCAGCCCATCCAGATTCATCGGTTCTGTTTAACCCGGGGAAACCAGAAGCAGAGGTCAAAGAACCTGAACAGAATCTTGAAGATGTGGGCTTGCAGCTTCTCCAATCTGGAAACAGTTCCATCGAGAAAGCAAGTCAACGTCCCGCCAAGTCGCCGCACGCGGATGAGATGTAG